The following are encoded together in the Salvelinus alpinus chromosome 37, SLU_Salpinus.1, whole genome shotgun sequence genome:
- the LOC139565979 gene encoding ADP-sugar pyrophosphatase-like, whose protein sequence is MSSPPKSTTIPHIVKEEVIASGKWLKLEKTTYVDPVGNTRTWETTKRTTRQANAADGVGIIALLKRTLHKDCVVMVKQFRPPIGCCTLEFPAGLIDADESAEIAALRELKEETGYKGEVVGVTPVTCLDPGLSNCTTQIVMVNINGDDLENTNPTQQLGDGEFVEVLLLPLDEFQREIDDLMKKEKIVVDSKVYIYGMGMSQAFFKPNELRVLKQ, encoded by the exons ATGAGCAGCCCTCCCAAATCGACAACCATACCTCACATTGTAAAAGAGGAG gtcattgcgTCTGGGAAATGGTTGAAACTTGAGAAGACCACCTATGTGGACCCCGTTGGAAACACAAG AACTTGGGAGACTACGAAAAGGACAACCAGACAGGCCAATGCAGCAGATg GTGTGGGGATCATTGCCCTTCTGAAGAGGACCCTCCACAAAGACTGCGTTGTCATGGTGAAGCAGTTCCGTCCACCAATAGGGTGCTGTACCCTAGAGTTCCCTGCAG GTCTGATTGACGCGGATGAGAGTGCAGAGATTGCTGCTCTGCGAGAGCTGAAGGAGGAGACTGGTTACAAGGGGGAGGTGGTAGGAGTCACCCCAG TGACCTGCTTGGACCCTGGCCTCTCTAACTGCACCACACAGATCGTCATGGTTAACATCAATGGAGACGACCTCGAAAACACCAACCCCACACAGCAGCTGG GTGATGGAG AATTTGTTGAAGTTCTCCTTCTACCTCTTGATGAATTCCAGAGGGAAATTGATG ACCTGATGAAGAAGGAGAAGATTGTGGTGGACTCTAAGGTTTACATCTACGGCATGGGGATGTCCCAGGCCTTCTTTAAACCCAATGAACTCCGAGTGCTCAAACAGTGA